A window from Gemmatimonadales bacterium encodes these proteins:
- a CDS encoding serine/threonine-protein kinase — protein sequence MPDTLETLRSALTAEYNVLGEVGRGGMATVYLGLQRKPSRKVAIKVMDPAVPSPTTRERFRREIELAGQLSHPHIVPIFAAGEAGDLLYYVMPYIEGEALRARLEREPKLTLGEILHFTRDAADALAYAHAHGIIHRDIKPENILISEGHTLVADFGLARACDACGFEKLTMPDKVMGTPGYMSPEQAMGSAKLDERTDIYSLGCVLYEMLVGEPPASWPDRSSSRSGRLTDTPPEHRRSLDLAPRELERVLAKALAKEPEDRFATAAEFHEALEDLSAGRPAARPRRFWRVAVAVAAVVVALAAAVALILRG from the coding sequence ATGCCCGATACGCTCGAGACGCTCCGCTCCGCCCTGACCGCCGAGTACAACGTGCTCGGCGAGGTCGGCCGTGGCGGCATGGCCACGGTCTACCTGGGGCTGCAGCGGAAGCCGAGCCGTAAAGTCGCGATCAAGGTCATGGATCCGGCGGTTCCGAGCCCGACCACGCGGGAGCGCTTCCGCCGGGAGATCGAGCTGGCCGGCCAGCTCTCGCACCCCCACATCGTGCCGATCTTCGCGGCGGGCGAGGCTGGGGACCTCCTCTACTACGTGATGCCCTACATCGAGGGCGAGGCGCTCCGGGCGCGTCTGGAGCGCGAGCCCAAACTCACCCTCGGCGAGATCCTGCACTTCACCCGCGACGCGGCCGACGCGCTGGCGTACGCCCACGCCCACGGCATCATCCACCGCGACATCAAGCCGGAGAACATCCTCATCTCCGAGGGCCACACCCTGGTGGCGGACTTCGGCCTCGCCCGCGCGTGCGACGCGTGTGGGTTCGAGAAGCTCACCATGCCCGACAAGGTCATGGGTACCCCGGGCTACATGAGCCCCGAGCAGGCCATGGGGAGCGCCAAGTTGGACGAGCGCACCGACATCTACAGTCTGGGCTGCGTGCTCTACGAGATGCTGGTGGGCGAGCCGCCGGCGAGTTGGCCCGATCGCTCCTCCAGCAGAAGCGGCCGCTTGACGGACACGCCTCCGGAGCATCGGCGCTCGCTCGACCTGGCGCCCCGCGAGCTCGAGCGGGTGCTGGCCAAGGCGTTGGCGAAGGAGCCGGAGGATCGGTTCGCCACGGCCGCCGAGTTCCACGAGGCGCTGGAAGACCTGAGCGCAGGTCGACCGGCGGCCCGGCCGCGGCGTTTTTGGCGCGTGGCGGTCGCGGTTGCGGCCGTGGTGGTCGCGCTGGCCGCGGCGGTGGCCCTCATCCTGCGCGGCTAG